In a genomic window of Mastacembelus armatus chromosome 3, fMasArm1.2, whole genome shotgun sequence:
- the LOC113138103 gene encoding protein phosphatase 1 regulatory subunit 3E, whose translation MEEESVHPVVVMLPPKNCLPRNYSCIAGLFGSLAAANPRLEDGEEFDMINGTTCEPIESPVVDERPRGREIFLKPPQSPNLRRRCKSLPTPTERAKLEISRSRSPTSQKKVRFADSLGLELTSVKHFDDTDVPEVPERIMAKLPKGPLHLNHLDTKFPRAPAQSVFMELQFQSPGTFPGFEQKVREVKVMLESVEADEFSLSGFVRVLNLAFEKSVSLRYSLNNWITFMDSLASYVPNSSDGVTDKFSFKIVMPTYLDNGGTLQFAIKYCVGGQEFWDNNDGNNYKVRRHRFKMSPPREWENGWIHFI comes from the coding sequence ATGGAAGAGGAGTCTGTGCATCCTGTCGTGGTCATGCTTCCCCCAAAGAACTGCCTGCCGAGGAACTACAGCTGTATAGCTGGACTGTTCGGAAGCCTGGCAGCGGCAAACCCGCGGCTTGAAGATGGGGAAGAATTCGATATGATCAACGGCACTACCTGTGAGCCCATCGAGAGCCCCGTCGTGGATGAGAGACCGCGGGGGAGAGAGATTTTCCTGAAACCTCCACAGAGTCCAAACCTGAGGCGGAGGTGCAAGTCGCTGCCCACACCCACAGAGAGAGCGAAGTTAGAGATCTCCCGCAGCAGAAGTCCAACCAGTCAAAAGAAAGTCCGGTTCGCCGACTCCCTGGGCTTGGAGCTCACTTCAGTTAAGCATTTCGATGATACAGATGTGCCAGAGGTGCCGGAGCGGATAATGGCAAAACTACCCAAAGGACCCCTCCACCTTAATCATTTGGACACTAAATTTCCCCGGGCTCCTGCTCAGTCTGTGTTTATGGAATTGCAGTTCCAAAGCCCAGGCACATTCCCCGGTTTTGAGCAGAAAGTGAGGGAGGTCAAAGTCATGCTAGAGAGCGTCGAGGCAGACGAGTTCAGCCTGTCCGGCTTTGTGCGCGTGTTGAACCTAGCTTTCGAAAAGAGCGTGTCTTTGCGGTATTCTCTGAACAACTGGATAACATTTATGGACAGTTTAGCTTCCTATGTTCCTAACTCAAGCGACGGTGTCACTGATAAATTCTCTTTCAAGATCGTCATGCCTACCTACCTGGACAATGGAGGCACATTGCAGTTTGCAATTAAATACTGTGTCGGCGGTCAAGAGTTCTGGGATAATAATGACGGTAACAACTATAAGGTGCGACGTCACCGGTTCAAGATGTCTCCACCTCGGGAATGGGAGAATGGATGGATTCACTTTATCTGA